In a genomic window of Salegentibacter salegens:
- a CDS encoding class I SAM-dependent methyltransferase: MKETKSHWEEVYHKKSYEDASWYQEKPETSLKFIEELELSECSKIIDVGGGDSNLVDYLLKEEYRDVSVLDISEKALEKSQKRLNEDAEKVNWIVADASEFEVTQVYHLWHDRAAFHFLTEDDQIENYLRTLENAVASGGYVILATFSKNGPEKCSGRTVKQYSKEDLQQLLQEKFDLLKCENIDHKTPSGAIQNFTFCCFKKK, translated from the coding sequence ATGAAGGAAACAAAATCACATTGGGAAGAAGTTTACCATAAAAAATCTTATGAAGATGCCAGTTGGTACCAGGAAAAACCGGAGACCTCTTTAAAGTTTATTGAAGAACTGGAATTATCTGAATGTTCAAAAATTATAGACGTTGGGGGAGGAGATTCAAATCTTGTAGACTATTTGTTAAAAGAGGAATATCGGGATGTTTCTGTTTTGGATATTTCTGAAAAAGCCCTGGAAAAATCTCAAAAACGTCTAAATGAAGATGCGGAAAAGGTTAACTGGATCGTTGCTGATGCTTCAGAATTTGAAGTGACACAGGTTTATCATCTATGGCACGATCGTGCTGCGTTTCATTTTTTAACCGAAGATGATCAAATTGAAAATTATTTAAGAACCTTAGAGAACGCGGTGGCTTCAGGAGGATATGTTATTCTTGCAACCTTTTCAAAAAACGGTCCCGAAAAATGTAGTGGAAGAACAGTTAAGCAATATTCAAAAGAAGATCTTCAGCAGTTATTGCAGGAAAAATTTGATCTTTTGAAATGTGAAAATATAGATCATAAAACTCCATCTGGGGCGATTCAGAATTTTACCTTTTGCTGTTTTAAGAAAAAATAA
- a CDS encoding bifunctional metallophosphatase/5'-nucleotidase, translating into MKISLKTALILFSGIATIGLYTSCNNANGKNPDKNKDKTTKITILQTADIHGQLDSHPELFWEDEEIVFKERGGLAHIQTLFEEERAKNPNTVIFDGGDLIQGSGYAALSEGKIFPEIIKNMDYDLLVPGNWEVVYGKKVMMDVLQGFETPVIVQNMFHEKDKKELFPPYWTKEIEGVKLGFIGINDPDVPVRQNPIFSEGIDFSGLDEGVEELIQKVKKEEKVDALFLVTHFGIFKQVELANNPIAKDVDYIFGNDTHERVREPIKGKYAKVTEPGAFGSFVGKLNLYFKNGEIVDEEYELIEVDPKKYPANPKIAKLVDKAKEPYKEHLETVIGYTETPLYRYLTVENPMDNMITDAAKWKTGADISISNGFRFGNPIVPENGKPAPITRANLWNLLPVNEKVKTGKATGKQIKDWLESEMHNAFAQTPTERFGGWMVRFSGMEVDFNSQNEKGKRIKSVKVNGEKIQDDEYYTISACVRPGDPIDNLCRMPNVKDVEVQDYTIHEVVEEYLQKHSPVSPTLDGRSYCEHLGEKSFSTVPGTDYEFH; encoded by the coding sequence ATGAAAATTAGTTTAAAGACAGCATTAATCCTGTTTTCAGGCATTGCTACCATTGGTTTATATACCTCTTGCAATAATGCAAATGGTAAAAACCCGGACAAAAATAAAGATAAAACCACTAAAATTACCATTTTACAAACGGCCGATATTCACGGGCAACTTGATTCTCATCCCGAATTATTTTGGGAAGATGAAGAAATAGTTTTTAAAGAACGTGGTGGCCTAGCGCATATTCAAACCCTATTTGAAGAAGAGCGCGCCAAAAACCCTAATACGGTAATTTTTGATGGCGGTGATCTTATCCAGGGAAGTGGCTATGCCGCACTTTCTGAAGGAAAAATTTTCCCCGAAATTATAAAGAATATGGATTACGATCTTCTAGTGCCGGGAAATTGGGAAGTAGTCTATGGCAAGAAAGTAATGATGGATGTTCTACAGGGTTTTGAAACTCCTGTAATTGTTCAGAATATGTTTCACGAGAAAGATAAAAAAGAACTTTTCCCACCTTACTGGACCAAAGAAATCGAAGGTGTAAAACTCGGTTTTATCGGGATAAACGATCCTGATGTTCCTGTTCGTCAAAATCCTATTTTTAGTGAAGGCATTGACTTTAGCGGCTTAGACGAGGGCGTGGAAGAACTCATTCAGAAAGTAAAAAAGGAAGAGAAAGTTGACGCGCTGTTTTTGGTGACCCATTTTGGAATTTTTAAGCAGGTAGAATTGGCTAACAATCCAATTGCTAAAGATGTAGATTATATCTTCGGAAACGATACTCATGAACGCGTTCGGGAACCTATAAAAGGGAAGTATGCGAAAGTTACCGAACCCGGAGCTTTTGGCTCTTTTGTAGGAAAACTGAACTTGTATTTTAAAAATGGAGAAATTGTAGATGAGGAGTATGAGCTGATAGAGGTTGATCCAAAAAAATACCCGGCCAATCCTAAAATTGCTAAACTAGTCGATAAAGCAAAGGAACCTTATAAAGAGCATTTGGAGACCGTGATTGGTTATACCGAAACGCCACTTTACCGCTATTTAACGGTGGAAAATCCAATGGACAATATGATCACCGATGCTGCCAAGTGGAAAACCGGTGCCGATATTTCTATCTCTAACGGATTTCGCTTCGGAAATCCCATAGTTCCTGAGAATGGAAAACCGGCGCCTATAACCCGAGCTAATTTGTGGAACTTGCTCCCTGTAAATGAAAAAGTAAAAACCGGAAAGGCTACCGGAAAGCAGATAAAAGACTGGCTGGAAAGTGAGATGCACAATGCCTTTGCCCAAACTCCAACCGAGCGTTTTGGCGGCTGGATGGTTAGATTTTCTGGAATGGAAGTAGATTTTAATTCTCAGAATGAAAAAGGTAAACGTATAAAATCGGTTAAGGTAAATGGAGAGAAAATCCAGGATGATGAATATTATACCATTTCTGCCTGTGTGCGGCCCGGTGACCCAATTGACAATCTTTGCCGAATGCCGAACGTAAAAGATGTAGAAGTGCAAGATTATACTATTCACGAAGTGGTAGAAGAATACCTGCAAAAACACTCCCCGGTTTCACCTACACTGGATGGACGTTCTTATTGCGAACATTTAGGTGAAAAATCTTTTTCAACGGTTCCCGGAACCGATTATGAATTCCACTAG
- a CDS encoding class I SAM-dependent methyltransferase, with translation MKDFWNERYADKDYVYGQAPNEYFKEKIDEMRPGKILLPAEGEGRNAVYAALQQWEVSAFDISEKGKEKALNLANNQSVEIDYKVGDLPELDYKDEQFDVIALIFAHFSEEEKTILRTLKSY, from the coding sequence ATGAAAGATTTTTGGAATGAACGCTACGCTGATAAAGATTATGTTTACGGCCAGGCACCGAACGAATATTTTAAAGAGAAAATTGATGAAATGCGGCCCGGTAAAATTTTATTGCCGGCAGAAGGAGAAGGTCGAAATGCAGTTTATGCTGCGCTCCAGCAGTGGGAGGTTTCTGCGTTTGATATTAGTGAAAAAGGTAAGGAAAAAGCTTTAAACCTGGCTAATAATCAAAGCGTAGAAATTGATTACAAAGTAGGTGACCTGCCAGAGCTTGATTATAAAGACGAGCAATTTGATGTGATTGCTTTGATTTTCGCTCATTTTTCAGAAGAAGAAAAAACTATCTTAAGAACTTTAAAAAGTTACTGA
- a CDS encoding DsrE family protein, with product MKKIGILILVFMLGVSGFAQTKTGIEKKNYVVSTSKIPQLEPIILTAEALKQEDGHKFGDFQIVLYGRNVKELTDKEKMKNYVKKAKAAGVEIKVCKLSINYLKLDKKDLHPDVKVVDHAFTHLLQLQKNKNYYSIEL from the coding sequence ATGAAAAAAATAGGAATTCTAATCTTAGTCTTTATGCTAGGCGTTTCAGGTTTTGCTCAAACAAAAACAGGAATTGAGAAGAAAAATTATGTAGTGTCTACTTCCAAAATTCCACAGTTAGAGCCAATAATCCTTACTGCTGAAGCATTAAAACAAGAAGATGGTCACAAATTTGGTGATTTTCAAATAGTCCTTTATGGACGAAATGTTAAGGAGCTTACAGATAAAGAGAAGATGAAAAACTACGTAAAAAAAGCTAAAGCTGCGGGCGTAGAGATCAAGGTTTGTAAACTCTCTATAAACTATTTGAAACTTGATAAAAAAGATTTACATCCCGACGTAAAGGTAGTAGACCACGCCTTTACGCATCTTTTACAATTACAAAAGAATAAGAACTATTACAGTATAGAACTATAA